ATTTATAcatcaggataggacaatatttggctgagatacaactatttgaaaatctggaatctgagggtgcaaaaaatcgaaatattgagaaaatcacctttaaagtcatccaaatgaagttcttagcaatgcaaattgctaatcaaaaattaagttttgatatatttacggtaggaaatttacaaaatatattcatagaaCATGATACACTATGCATTCACTGCTAAATATGCTATTACTTTGTACTTGATGGTTATGAGTCATTAAACTGAAACATTTCTTGAAAAAGTTTTTCAAAACCACCTGAAACCAATATGAATACCAAGAGTACATTTCTAAGAATAATTTTCTTTGTTGTGGACACTCTTGCATAtccttataattttttttatttttccgtAACAGCGTCTACTGAAGGCAGAGGAGCACAGCTGGTCCCTGGCCGAGCTGATCCATGTTGTGGTGCTACTCACGCTCTATCACTCTCTGGCCTCCTTTACGTTTGGTTGCGGCATCAACCCTGACATCCACACAGATGGAGGACATACGTTCAGGCCGCCCTCGCTCAGCGGTTACTGCGTTTGTGACATAGCCAATGGCAACGGTACCCTAGAGGAGATGTTTGGGAACCAGCAGGTGAGACAAAGGGAAATGTATTCAGAGAAAACAATTGCAAGACTTTCTAAACTGTGTGATGACGTAGATTCCTATATGCACGTGTCTAGGTGTCAGAGTTGTCTGGGGAGGTGGAAGTGCTGATGGAAAAGATGAAGCAGCTCCAAGAATGTCAGGACGAAGAGGAAGCCAGTCAGGAAGAAATGGCTACCCGTTTTGAGAGGGAGAAGACAGAAAGCATGCTGGTGGTCACCTCTGGTGAGTGgactttttaatgtttatttcaaaCTACAACAGGATGACTTGtattaaaaatagtttaaaacacaaattaagatctgagagctttctgaccctgcataaacagtaCCTTTCTAGACCTTAAATGGTAGGGCCTTTTCTGTCTATtgggggtcagaaagctctcagatttaatcaaaaatatcttaatatttgttctgaagatgaacgaaggtcttaaagcagaggtctcaaactcaattcctggagggccgcagctctgcagagtttagctccaaccagctcagctcacacctgcttggagtttctagtaatcctgaagatcttgattagctggatcaggtgtgtttgattagggttggagtgaaaatgtgcagagctgtggccctccaggaattgagtttgagaccagtgtctTAAAGGTTTGCAATGGCATTAGGGTGAGTTTTTTGggttgaactaatcctttaaatacacGTTTGGTCAACAGAGGATGAAGAGTGTGTGCCATCCAGAGATGTTTCAAGACATTTTGAAGACCCAAGTTATGGCTACAAAGACTTCTACAGAAGAGGAGAACATGTACCCACTCTCAGAGTGCAGGTGAGAAGAAAGTCACATTGTCTTGTTGCTCTTGGAAGGAATTGGAggactaaaataacaaaatgatGCTGTTTTCTGCCTTCGACAGGACTATAGTTGGGAAGATCACGGATTTTCCCTTGTCAATCGTCTGTATCCGGATTTCGGACAGCTTCTAGATGAAAAGTTCCAGATCGCATACAATTTGACGTACAACACAATGGCAACACACCAAGGTGTGGACACTTCTATGCTTCGTAGAGCCATCTGGAACTACATCCACTGCATGTTTGGAATTCGGTAAGTTTCTCCAAATATGAAAGTATAGTtggttacactaccagtcaaaagtttgtgaacagtaagattttttttttcttctgttcaaaatacagcaaaaagcagtaatattgtaaaatgtttttactatttaaaataactgctttttatttgagtagattttaaaatgtaatttatttctttgatcaaatgctaaaatttttagcatcaatactccagtcttcagtgtcacatgatccttcagaaatcattctaatatgctgattcgctgttcaaaaacattattatgatcaatatttaaaacagttgagtaaattgtttcaggattttttgatgaatagaaagatccagagatcagcatttatctgaaattaaaaaaaaagcttttgtaacattatacactataccattcaaaactaTTTTTGTGGGAGAAATTATCAAAATGACTGCTCTTatttttgcaaggatgctttaaattgatcaaaaattatggtaaagacattcataatgttaaaaaagatttatattttagataattctgttcttttgaactttctattcatcaaagaacaaaataaatgtttttttttttgagcagcaaatcagaatattagaatgatttctaaaggcccatgtgacactgaagactggagtaatgatgctaaaaaattcagctttgaaatcacaggaataaattacattttaaaatatattcaaatagtaaacagttgttttaaatcgtacaaaatattctaaaattgtactgtttttgctgtactttaaattaaattaatgcaggcttggtgagcagaagagagaaaaacattcaaaatcttactgttcaaaaacttttgactggtaatgcatTTTTCGCTTTTATTCATATTTAGTTCAAATCACATTCCTAAGGTATTTTCCTCTGTTTCCTCCACACAGGTACGACGATTATGATTATGGAGAAATTAACCAACTCCTAGACCGCAGTTTTAAAGTCTACATCAAAACTATGGTGCGCACTCCAGAGAAGATCACCAAGAGGATGTACGACAGTTTCTGGAGGCAGTTCAAGCACTCTGAGAAAGTAAGAAACGCTTCAAAACGAGTCATTTTTCAATCTTAAATCCTACGAGTTAATAACGATTTGtctattctgttctgtttgtTTCTTTCAGGTCCACGTTAATTTGCTTCTTATGGAAGCGCGTATGCAGGCAGAACTGCTCTACGCTCTGAGAGCTATCACTCGCTACATGACATGAAGTGCTGTTCTTGtctttttatttgtaacattGTGTAACTGTTGTTGTAACGTTGGGACACTTAAAAGAAAAACGTAAAAACGacaaaaaatggaaaaaacaaaACTGAGGAAGAAGACGTAGGACGGGCGGCGGCAGAGGACGATGACAAGGTTGTTAAAAGAAggaaggagagaaaaaaaaacaactgaaaagTCAACTTGCTGAATCACTTGTGTGGCTGCTCACCCTGCGGTGGCAAAACTGGCCACTAGGGGGGCGACAAGCTGACAAGCTGAGACTGCGAGCTTATGGAGGCTAGACCTCCTTTAGTATTTCAAATGCATCTGCGATGAGATGCTGTATAATCATATCTTCTTTTTGTGAGAtgagattaaaaaaacaacacaaacacacacacacacatacataaaaaGAGCAACTCCAGTGCAGGAAGTCTGCACTAACATGACTATCTACTagtgttttatattgttttaatttttcagcaGTGGCTAGAGATAGAAGCATTACTGATTTTGCATAAACGCGTGCCTAGTCATGCGCAGCACTGGCAACAGATGCTGAGGTGCCGTCTGTTCATGCTGCTTTTCTCAATTGAGAGGCCTCGAGACACCCAAACCATCACCCATTTGTATAAGCTAATCCAGGAAACGATTGTGTTTAGTGTGAGAGTGAGAGTGAGAGCGCAATTCAAACGTAATAGCTGTCTGAGCCCTTCTTAGAGTTTACTGTAAGACACCACTTTGTCTCATTGTGACATTTCCAATGTGTGAATGCTATTGGGGGGAGGGGAATCCAAACATAGGCTCTTTTTAAAGTTTCATGCATTCAAAATATCAAAGCACTTTTTTAAGACAATGTTAAGCTTCAGCTTTTATGTAGCCGTTTTGTTTCGATGACCGCTTTtctatctttttttatttgtgttagTGACTTTCAAAGCGGAAAGGTCTTCCTTTTGTGATGTGCTTCCTGTGCTCTGATCCATCCGCCTTATCTGTCTTCCTTTTAACGCACGGTCATCTGAacttgtttctttttattttggggtTTATTATAACTAAATACCTCTTGTTATGTATCCTTAAATATCTAAGTGCTGTCTGGTGAGCAGAACTTTGTCTAAGGCGACCCGCACGACTGTTGTGGGGTCAAACCATGCTTGTTCTCATTATCAGAACTTTAACCAGTGTAACTAAGCAGTTTTgtttccagtgtgtgtgtgtgagcgtgtgtgttcTTTTTTAAGCGGAGTGGATTCtctgctgtctttttttgtttaCTAAACCAGTTAAGTACTGCATTCTGATGATGGCAGGACTAGAGGGATGGTACTTTTTCTTTGGAAATGGATGTGAGGAGGTTTTAAGTCAGACTTGAGAGACTGATGTCAGTTACTGACAATTTTATAAAgaaattatttgtttaaaaaaataaaacatgctaTTTCACTGGTTGTATCTTTTGTAATTTAATCAAACGTTCTGTTTTCTTTTGAAAAAGTCACATTGGGATGATGCATTACACCAAACATTCAGTATCAAATAAGATTTGAACAGTCCAAACACTTCATACCACAATAATGAAAGGTTATTTGTGTGCGTATTAACAATGACACATTTTAGGATATCATTTATATAGCTTTTAGATCACATAATCAATGTTTTTAAGTCTTTGGACATCCACCCACCAGCTGAGAGAATTGTAGCCAAGCTATATATCGGCACAGACACTACAGGCCTGTAGAAAAGCATCCCCTACTGTGCACTAATGATTTTAACACAATGCTGAATGGCAATCCGTCCTCTCACAGTGAGGATTTAAAGGAAGTAATGTTGCTGACCGGGGAAGCATAAGGAAATTTTCCCTTATGTTGTTTGTAATTTCCCCTATTTGAGGCTGATGGTCATTTTTTAGTGCCGGTAAATGGTCATTAAATGGAAATCACCTTAAAAGAATAATGTGAGAAGTTCCCCTCCTAATAGTTCTTTTCTGAAAAAGTCCCTTTGGGTATTATTCTTGAAAGCTAAGGAAAACATACCAGTAAATATTGATTCAATAAACGTCATAAAAATCCCATTTTGCTTATTGGtttttaagcatgcaatgtatGTTAATCATCTTTAGGGCAGCTGTGTAAACTTAATGTATAGCCTGTAGCTGTGAAGTGTAACCGGTTAAGGTTGGAGGATGGAAGCCAGTGCCATATTATATCAGTTTGATGTGATTGTATTAAGAAATCATGACGGTGTTTCTATACTGTGTTCCTTACAGACTTTTCTGGAGGTGTCTGTTTAATAAAGTCTTTGCGATCACTGAGATGCTCGTGAGTGATTTTTGCATGTATGTTAGAACATAGGCTTACTCTAAGCTAAAATAGCAGCATAAGGTTGTGTGATAaatttaaaacagtattttatttaaaaaatgtgttggtCATAATTGACAAATTCCCTGTTACCATTTACATGTAAGTGCACAATATCAAAAGAGATCTTGTGTTAAAGTGCAGTTTGCACACTGGCTCATTCCTCAgcttgtgtgtgtatatgtagtacatgcatatatatatatatatatatatatatatatttacacacgcacacacaagtGTGTGATGTCTGGAGTGGAGGAGTGTATCAGTGGAGCTTACGGAATGATGCCAGTTGTGTTTTGAATATGAAAACGCTGTCTAAGTCTCTCAGCTACAGGCAAAAAGAGCAGCTCCCAGCATGCTTCCTGAACCTGTCTGACTCCAGCATCAGAAGGCCACTGTAGAGCTTCTCTGTCTGTGTAAAACACAAGACAAAATGTCTGCATTAAGTTCATACAAagattttaaccattaaaacaatgATATGTGTACTTGCTAAAGTTACAATTGATTTAAACTGAATTAACAAAAACTGcctattaattaaataaataaataacatttatatatatataaataataaataatatgtattatattgTATACAACTGTATTTTATTGTGTATGAAAATAaactttaataaaatgtaaatgtatatcgTATTGtatcatattttaaatatgtactGAAACTTTATTAtaacaatatattatatatattgtattaaatatatataacaatTAATTTCACAATAAATACCaactattaattaaataaatcaaatacaatattaattatttatatttatataatttatattgatataaatcatattttaattaataatgtataatattgtataaatatgcattttattgtgtatattaaaataaacataaattaagaaaatataaatatacatcacattgtattttattttagatatgcattaaaactttaataaaaagataaatattaaatatatattatactatttgtatattgtaataaatacatatatttaaagtcattaaaaaacaatgaattaatattaattaataaaaaacaaaattaattaataaaatataattataatatacattatattatatacacacacacacacactcactatatattatatttaatatatatataatttatataaataatatattaattaataatgtgttatttatacatatatattttataatgtattaaaattaaattaattcaattataacacatattattattatattattaataatgtgtgtacataatttatttaaattatatatatatatattatatatatataaattataaaatacattatattgtattatattatattaatatatatatatatatatatatatatatatatatatatatatatataatttaaataaataatatattaattaatgttttatattgtatacatatgtattttttgtgtatgtattaaaattaacttaaattaaattattaaaatagatATGTATCAGAACTTTAAACttgaatcaaaattattcaaataaaacaGAATTATAATAAACATTATTGTATTAAATATTCACATATATAATTAAagtcattaaaattattaattatatagtttttaatattaatatatatatacattaattaatataaattattattattatttactgcgTGTGTGAATAACAGTAACAGAcagtaaataatatatatatatatatatatatatatatacacacacacacacacacacacacacacacagtatatagtttattaatattgtataaattaataattaatattaaattaatatttgtattaataatataatataatattccatcaattaatttgttattttaattacTGTATTTGAATTTTTTTGACTTTGACTAATGCTTGCGTTTCTGTACCTGTGTAGAGCTGCAAGATCTCCAACAGCTCTTGAGTGTGTTGCAGCTCTCCATCTAAAGAGCAGTTCCACAGTGTCTGACAAGCCACAGCGGCCAGATGCCAGTCCTGAGGCCCAAAGTCACGCAGACAGTCAATAAGCCTACAATATCAACGGACAGAGAAAGCACAGTACTTACACATTTCACACTACACATAAAAGTTGAAACCACACTAAACAGAGGCGAGTTACTTCTGAACGGTTCCCTCGACTCTCAACATGACCCTGCTGTCTGGATCT
The window above is part of the Garra rufa chromosome 13, GarRuf1.0, whole genome shotgun sequence genome. Proteins encoded here:
- the sesn1 gene encoding sestrin-1 isoform X2, with translation MRLASASNVNETMENSSITMTDLFKICTQCERLSKKDVGVRIPRPMGNGPSRFIPEKEILQVSKLDERIQSIFEDAFAVLGRLDNISLVMGFHPHYLESFLKTQHYLLQMDGPLSLHCRHYIGIMAAARHQCTYLVNLHVNDFLQVGGDPKWLNGLEEAPQKLQALGELNKILAHRPWLLTKEHIERLLKAEEHSWSLAELIHVVVLLTLYHSLASFTFGCGINPDIHTDGGHTFRPPSLSGYCVCDIANGNGTLEEMFGNQQVSELSGEVEVLMEKMKQLQECQDEEEASQEEMATRFEREKTESMLVVTSEDEECVPSRDVSRHFEDPSYGYKDFYRRGEHVPTLRVQDYSWEDHGFSLVNRLYPDFGQLLDEKFQIAYNLTYNTMATHQGVDTSMLRRAIWNYIHCMFGIRYDDYDYGEINQLLDRSFKVYIKTMVRTPEKITKRMYDSFWRQFKHSEKVHVNLLLMEARMQAELLYALRAITRYMT
- the sesn1 gene encoding sestrin-1 isoform X1: MDVRDAAGRWDALASRDSSSRHAAMELIHQEVMKRIEAVGPRPDPQSSSPPAMVDTLPSDLNALLAHVLMLSKRCPYEDIREKCICLLKKVQDVGVRIPRPMGNGPSRFIPEKEILQVSKLDERIQSIFEDAFAVLGRLDNISLVMGFHPHYLESFLKTQHYLLQMDGPLSLHCRHYIGIMAAARHQCTYLVNLHVNDFLQVGGDPKWLNGLEEAPQKLQALGELNKILAHRPWLLTKEHIERLLKAEEHSWSLAELIHVVVLLTLYHSLASFTFGCGINPDIHTDGGHTFRPPSLSGYCVCDIANGNGTLEEMFGNQQVSELSGEVEVLMEKMKQLQECQDEEEASQEEMATRFEREKTESMLVVTSEDEECVPSRDVSRHFEDPSYGYKDFYRRGEHVPTLRVQDYSWEDHGFSLVNRLYPDFGQLLDEKFQIAYNLTYNTMATHQGVDTSMLRRAIWNYIHCMFGIRYDDYDYGEINQLLDRSFKVYIKTMVRTPEKITKRMYDSFWRQFKHSEKVHVNLLLMEARMQAELLYALRAITRYMT